In one window of Mucilaginibacter auburnensis DNA:
- a CDS encoding antibiotic biosynthesis monooxygenase family protein, producing MVLEAAELYVLPGKETDFERDFKIAGRFISSVPGYIKHSLQRCLEQSGKYLLLVEWERMEDHTIGFRQSEVYEPWKELLHHYYDPFPVVEHFVAVDI from the coding sequence ATGGTGCTTGAGGCGGCGGAACTTTATGTGCTACCCGGCAAAGAAACTGATTTTGAGCGCGACTTTAAAATAGCCGGACGATTTATCAGTTCGGTTCCGGGTTATATTAAACACAGTTTACAGCGGTGCCTGGAGCAAAGCGGTAAATATTTGCTGTTAGTAGAGTGGGAGCGGATGGAAGACCACACAATTGGTTTCCGGCAGTCAGAAGTTTATGAACCCTGGAAGGAGTTGTTACATCATTATTATGATCCTTTTCCGGTTGTTGAGCATTTTGTGGCGGTTGATATTTAG